From Elusimicrobiales bacterium, a single genomic window includes:
- a CDS encoding RNA polymerase sigma factor yields the protein MMDERVLDNCLRGDEAAYEELLNIHKNRIFSFILRFAAAPEDAEDIAQTVFLKVFANLASYDRRRPFMTWLFAIAHNCCMDHLRKKRPEQLSLDDEERPLEIEDPSSSTEAAAARNFEHEEAEALLARLPPLYREALLLQYREGMGCSEIAAVLGVPEGTVKARLFRARALLMKKMQPAGTGGRIT from the coding sequence ATGATGGATGAAAGGGTGCTGGATAACTGCCTTCGGGGCGATGAAGCCGCGTATGAGGAATTGCTGAATATTCACAAAAACCGGATTTTCAGCTTCATACTGCGCTTTGCCGCCGCTCCGGAGGACGCCGAGGATATTGCCCAGACTGTTTTCCTGAAGGTTTTCGCCAATCTGGCCTCTTATGACAGGCGGCGGCCTTTCATGACCTGGCTGTTTGCGATAGCGCATAACTGCTGCATGGACCATTTGCGGAAAAAAAGGCCGGAACAGCTGTCGCTGGATGATGAGGAGCGCCCGCTTGAAATAGAGGATCCCTCCTCCTCCACGGAAGCGGCGGCGGCCCGGAATTTTGAGCATGAAGAGGCCGAGGCGCTGCTTGCCCGCCTGCCGCCGCTGTACCGGGAGGCGCTGCTGCTGCAATACCGGGAGGGGATGGGCTGCTCCGAAATCGCCGCCGTTCTGGGTGTGCCGGAGGGGACTGTCAAAGCCCGGCTGTTCCGGGCGCGTGCGTTGCTGATGAAAAAAATGCAACCCGCCGGGACGGGAGGACGTATCACTTGA